Proteins co-encoded in one Ruegeria sp. YS9 genomic window:
- a CDS encoding SDR family oxidoreductase: protein MTRILITGAAGLVGQALLPELQGHEVFATDIKRPDSMPENVHYLPMDVTTDAPARVICNVKPEVIVHLASIVTPPPKMERAAAYAVDVEGTRKVVNAALANGVRRLVVTSSGAAYGYHADNPVPLREDDPLRGNPEFPYSDHKRQVEEMLAEVRRAAPDLEQVVLRVGTVLGAGSENQITALFHKPRLLAVVGSESPFVFIWTHDLARILQRAATDGPVGVYNVAGDGAMGVTDLARAMGKPVLRLPAWALKSALAAARPLGLSRYGPEQVRFLQYRPVLDNTALKSDFGYTPEKTSAQVFALWQKQAGL, encoded by the coding sequence ATGACCCGTATCCTGATCACAGGTGCCGCCGGGTTGGTCGGGCAGGCGCTGCTCCCCGAACTTCAGGGGCACGAGGTTTTTGCCACGGATATCAAACGCCCCGACAGCATGCCGGAAAACGTCCACTATCTGCCCATGGATGTGACAACCGACGCCCCCGCGCGCGTGATCTGCAACGTAAAGCCTGAAGTCATTGTGCATCTGGCCTCCATCGTGACGCCTCCGCCCAAAATGGAGCGGGCGGCGGCATATGCCGTTGATGTCGAGGGCACCCGCAAGGTGGTGAACGCAGCCCTAGCCAACGGGGTGCGCCGGTTGGTCGTCACATCCTCGGGTGCGGCCTACGGCTATCACGCGGACAACCCCGTGCCCCTGCGCGAGGATGATCCGCTGCGCGGCAACCCCGAGTTCCCGTATTCCGATCACAAAAGGCAGGTCGAAGAGATGCTGGCCGAGGTTCGCAGAGCCGCCCCCGATCTGGAACAGGTCGTGCTGCGCGTGGGCACGGTTCTGGGGGCCGGGTCCGAAAACCAGATCACCGCCCTGTTTCACAAACCCCGCCTGCTGGCCGTGGTCGGCAGCGAAAGCCCGTTTGTGTTCATTTGGACGCATGATCTGGCACGCATCCTTCAGCGCGCGGCAACCGACGGGCCGGTTGGCGTTTACAATGTCGCCGGGGACGGCGCGATGGGTGTGACCGATCTGGCCCGCGCCATGGGAAAACCGGTTCTGCGCCTGCCCGCTTGGGCGCTGAAATCGGCTTTGGCCGCTGCGCGTCCGCTGGGTCTGTCCCGTTATGGGCCGGAACAGGTGCGATTTCTGCAATATCGACCGGTTCTGGACAACACTGCCCTGAAATCCGACTTCGGTTACACACCCGAAAAAACCAGCGCCCAGGTATTCGCGCTCTGGCAAAAGCAGGCGGGGCTATGA
- a CDS encoding heavy metal translocating P-type ATPase: MAQKALTELKITGMGCASCVGRVEEALRDVPGVETASVNFATKSAQLAFDGPVSALTKALDAAGYPAETSRVDLSIEGMNCASCVAKIERALTASPGVIEAQVNLATQTAAVTYAAGATTPEALAQVVTGTGYPARLQGASKPENREDAEIQRLTRTTILAAVLALPVFVLEMGGHMIPAFHHWVHATIGAQNSQLIQFALTSALLLGPGRVFYRKGIPSLLWGTPDMNALVALGTGAAYLYSVVATFAPGALPQGTANVYFEAAAVIVVLILLGRLMEARAKGKTGAAIRKLAGHQPKSARIEVDGRMEDRAIAEIAVGDILHIRPGERVPVDAEVLEGTSYVDESMITGEPIPVGKSAGATVVGGTVNGTGALRVRATRVGGDTVLAQVIRMVQQAQGAKLPIQGLVDRITYRFVPAVILVAMITVAAWLIFGPRPALPLALVAGVSVLIIACPCAMGLATPTSIMVGTGRAAELGVLFRKGDALQQLQQARVIALDKTGTLTLGRPELVSVLTANGFDRDEVVRLAAALEARSEHPIASAITRAGPATLPEATDVLSITGLGMQGLVEGRNVLIGSHRLMQQRGIDLGPLASEAEARAAEGATPLFVALDGQAAATLSVSDPVKPGTEEALERLHQMGLTVAMVTGDNARTAQALADRLGIDHVTAEVLPDGKVDAVTALRDQFGTLAFVGDGINDAPALATADIGIAIGTGTDVAIETADVVLMSGDLRGVANATEISRRTMRNIRQNLGWAFGYNVLLIPVAAGALYPFGGHLLSPALAAGAMALSSVFVVSNALRLRRVRASVPETPIPPAKEVHA; the protein is encoded by the coding sequence ATGGCGCAAAAAGCACTGACAGAGCTGAAAATCACGGGCATGGGATGCGCATCCTGTGTGGGCCGCGTTGAAGAGGCGCTGCGTGATGTGCCCGGGGTTGAAACGGCCTCGGTCAACTTTGCAACCAAGTCCGCACAGTTGGCTTTTGACGGGCCGGTTTCGGCGCTGACCAAAGCATTGGACGCGGCAGGGTATCCGGCCGAGACCAGCCGGGTGGATCTGAGCATTGAAGGCATGAACTGCGCCTCGTGCGTGGCCAAGATCGAGCGCGCGCTGACGGCCAGCCCCGGTGTGATCGAAGCACAGGTCAATCTGGCGACTCAAACTGCCGCGGTGACTTACGCTGCCGGGGCAACAACGCCAGAGGCGCTGGCGCAGGTGGTCACCGGCACCGGATACCCGGCGCGGCTACAAGGCGCTTCGAAACCTGAAAACCGCGAAGATGCCGAAATTCAAAGGTTGACCCGGACCACTATATTGGCCGCCGTACTCGCCCTGCCTGTGTTCGTTCTTGAGATGGGCGGGCACATGATTCCCGCTTTCCATCACTGGGTTCACGCCACCATCGGCGCGCAGAACAGCCAGTTGATTCAGTTCGCCCTGACATCGGCCCTGCTGCTGGGGCCCGGTCGCGTGTTCTATCGCAAGGGCATCCCGTCGTTGCTGTGGGGCACGCCGGATATGAACGCGCTGGTCGCGCTGGGAACCGGTGCGGCCTATCTGTATTCGGTCGTGGCCACATTCGCCCCCGGCGCGTTACCGCAAGGTACAGCCAATGTCTATTTCGAGGCGGCGGCCGTGATTGTCGTTCTGATCCTTCTGGGCCGTCTGATGGAGGCGCGCGCCAAGGGCAAAACCGGGGCCGCGATCCGTAAACTGGCGGGCCATCAACCCAAAAGCGCGCGGATCGAAGTCGATGGCCGGATGGAAGACCGTGCTATCGCCGAGATTGCGGTGGGCGACATCCTGCACATCCGCCCGGGCGAACGTGTGCCGGTGGATGCCGAAGTGCTCGAGGGCACCTCGTACGTGGATGAAAGCATGATCACGGGCGAGCCGATACCGGTTGGCAAATCAGCCGGTGCAACGGTTGTCGGGGGAACCGTGAATGGCACCGGCGCCTTGCGGGTTCGTGCGACGCGCGTCGGGGGTGACACCGTGCTGGCGCAGGTCATCCGCATGGTACAGCAGGCGCAGGGGGCCAAGCTGCCGATCCAGGGCCTGGTCGATCGGATTACATATCGCTTTGTCCCGGCGGTCATCCTGGTCGCCATGATCACCGTCGCAGCCTGGCTGATTTTCGGCCCAAGACCGGCCCTGCCGCTGGCGCTTGTCGCTGGTGTTTCGGTGCTGATCATAGCCTGCCCTTGTGCCATGGGGCTGGCCACGCCGACCTCGATCATGGTCGGCACCGGGCGAGCAGCCGAACTGGGGGTTCTGTTCCGCAAGGGCGATGCCCTGCAACAGCTTCAGCAGGCACGCGTCATCGCTCTGGACAAGACCGGGACCCTGACTCTGGGCCGTCCGGAACTGGTCAGTGTTTTGACGGCGAACGGATTTGACAGGGATGAGGTTGTGCGGCTGGCCGCCGCCCTCGAGGCGCGGTCGGAACACCCAATAGCTTCGGCGATCACCCGGGCCGGGCCTGCGACGCTGCCAGAGGCGACGGACGTCCTGTCGATTACCGGGCTTGGCATGCAGGGGCTGGTTGAAGGCCGGAACGTGTTGATCGGGTCGCACCGGCTTATGCAACAACGCGGGATCGACCTTGGACCCCTGGCAAGCGAGGCAGAGGCCCGCGCCGCCGAAGGGGCAACACCATTGTTCGTCGCATTGGATGGACAGGCCGCGGCCACGTTGTCGGTGTCCGACCCGGTCAAACCCGGCACCGAAGAGGCGCTGGAGCGGCTCCACCAAATGGGTCTGACCGTGGCCATGGTCACCGGAGACAACGCGCGCACCGCGCAGGCCTTGGCTGATCGGTTGGGGATCGATCACGTCACCGCCGAAGTGCTGCCCGACGGCAAGGTGGATGCGGTCACCGCCTTGCGGGACCAGTTCGGAACGCTGGCTTTCGTCGGCGACGGCATAAACGACGCCCCGGCGCTGGCAACGGCTGATATCGGCATCGCCATCGGGACGGGCACGGATGTAGCCATCGAAACGGCCGATGTCGTCCTGATGTCCGGTGATCTGCGCGGGGTTGCAAATGCGACCGAGATCAGCCGCCGGACAATGCGGAACATTCGCCAGAACCTGGGATGGGCGTTTGGTTACAACGTCCTGCTGATCCCCGTCGCTGCTGGCGCCCTTTACCCGTTCGGTGGCCATCTGTTGTCTCCGGCATTGGCGGCTGGTGCGATGGCGCTGTCCAGTGTCTTTGTCGTCTCGAACGCGCTGCGCCTGCGTCGCGTCCGAGCCAGCGTGCCGGAAACACCGATCCCGCCCGCCAAGGAGGTGCATGCATGA
- a CDS encoding aminotransferase class III-fold pyridoxal phosphate-dependent enzyme — protein sequence MDDLNAFWTAALRQLWGLDARLTRLDGEYDLNFLVQATNGQDYVLKAMRAGCDADLVDLQIKALAHISSEAPGLPFPKVFPDLAGATLPEIADSEGQRRLVWLLECLPGQCYAKAAPKSEELILKLGRVLGATARALEGFEHAGLHRAGFKWDLMQAGWIADKLNAIPDPARRALLTEICEGFAAIADVLADLPKQAIHNDANDYNILVEGELGERRRISGLIDLGDMCAAPRICDLAIAGAYVVLDHPKPERALAALVKGYHAANRLRADEVDLIWPLLRMRLAVSVVNSTLMAAENPDDPYVTISQAPAWRFLENTSVNGGLMSARLRAACGLPVVDGAERIHAYLQEHRGHFADMFGQDLSDVPMGSLSVENCVWPQDPFHMPLAEAARVGEEYGEGLWLGYYNEPRLIYAEPGFRKGPWKASDRRTVHLAVDVFARAGTVLHAPMSGRVEVVENRDQHLDYGGVIILHHETPEGDPFYTLYGHLDPECCDRLKPGDPVAQGAAFARLGDASQNGGWAPHVHFQLALTTDGMRADWPGVGDPDEMELWHAVCPNPAALLNLPDDKVFYHPTDKTEILNKRRAHFGGNLSLTYDDPVMLVRGWKHHLFDEWGRPYLDAYNNVPHVGHAHPRIQAVAADQLRRMNSNTRYLHPAQVEFADKILSKLPDHLQVCFFVNSGTEANELALRLARAHTGAKGIVTPDHGYHGNTNAAVAISAYKFNKPGGIGKADWVELVEVADDYRGSFKRDDADRAQRFADLVDPAIAALRDRGQGVAGFIAETFPSVGGQIIPPKGYLPAVYEKIRAAGGVCIADEVQTGLGRLGEYYFGFEHQGAVPDIVVMGKPIGNGHPLGVLVTTTEIADSFNNGIEFFSTFGGSTLSCRIGKEVLDIVDDEGLQDNARLMGDRLMAGLRQIETDFGCVGDVRGMGLFLGVELINPDGSEGTEICSYVKNRMRDHRILIGSEGPKDNILKIRPPLTIEAEDVDMILWALRDVLSEVGDFTPALVCDHDHHHAGCGCC from the coding sequence ATGGACGATTTGAATGCTTTTTGGACGGCCGCGCTGCGGCAGCTCTGGGGGCTGGACGCCCGTTTGACGCGGTTGGATGGTGAATATGACCTGAACTTTCTGGTGCAGGCCACCAATGGTCAGGATTATGTGCTGAAAGCCATGCGGGCCGGATGCGATGCGGATCTGGTTGATCTTCAGATCAAGGCGCTGGCGCATATCTCTTCAGAGGCACCGGGGTTGCCGTTTCCCAAGGTGTTCCCCGATTTGGCCGGCGCAACGCTGCCCGAGATCGCCGATTCTGAAGGGCAGCGCAGGCTGGTTTGGCTGTTGGAGTGCCTGCCGGGGCAATGTTACGCGAAGGCCGCCCCAAAATCCGAAGAGCTGATCCTGAAACTGGGGCGCGTATTGGGGGCGACCGCCCGGGCCCTGGAAGGGTTTGAGCATGCGGGATTGCACCGGGCCGGTTTCAAATGGGATCTGATGCAGGCGGGCTGGATTGCTGACAAGTTAAACGCTATCCCTGACCCCGCGCGACGGGCACTGCTGACGGAAATCTGTGAGGGGTTCGCTGCAATCGCGGATGTCCTTGCGGACCTGCCGAAACAGGCCATCCACAATGACGCCAATGACTACAACATTCTGGTCGAAGGGGAACTGGGCGAGCGGCGGCGTATCTCGGGCCTGATCGATCTGGGTGACATGTGCGCCGCGCCGCGCATCTGCGATCTGGCGATTGCCGGCGCGTATGTCGTGCTGGATCACCCCAAGCCGGAACGGGCACTGGCTGCTCTGGTAAAGGGCTATCACGCGGCCAACCGGCTGCGGGCGGATGAGGTTGACCTGATCTGGCCGTTGCTGAGGATGCGGCTTGCCGTGTCGGTCGTCAACTCGACCCTGATGGCGGCCGAGAACCCGGATGATCCCTATGTGACGATCTCTCAGGCGCCTGCCTGGCGGTTCCTTGAGAACACATCCGTCAATGGCGGGCTGATGTCGGCGCGGTTGCGGGCAGCTTGCGGCTTGCCGGTTGTCGATGGGGCTGAACGCATCCACGCCTATCTTCAGGAACACCGTGGACATTTTGCCGACATGTTCGGCCAGGATCTGAGCGATGTGCCCATGGGCTCGCTTTCGGTCGAAAACTGCGTCTGGCCCCAAGACCCGTTCCACATGCCTTTGGCCGAGGCTGCGCGGGTTGGCGAGGAATATGGTGAGGGGTTGTGGCTGGGTTACTATAACGAGCCCCGCCTGATCTATGCCGAGCCGGGGTTCCGCAAGGGCCCCTGGAAAGCCTCGGACAGGCGGACGGTGCATTTGGCGGTGGATGTGTTTGCGCGTGCCGGGACGGTTCTGCATGCACCGATGAGCGGGCGGGTCGAAGTGGTCGAGAACCGCGACCAGCACCTTGATTACGGCGGCGTGATCATCCTGCATCACGAAACGCCCGAAGGCGACCCGTTCTATACGCTCTATGGCCATCTGGACCCGGAATGCTGCGACCGGCTGAAACCTGGGGACCCGGTGGCACAGGGAGCCGCGTTTGCCAGGTTGGGAGATGCCAGCCAGAATGGCGGATGGGCTCCGCATGTGCATTTCCAACTGGCGCTCACCACTGATGGCATGAGAGCGGACTGGCCCGGCGTCGGCGATCCGGACGAGATGGAGCTGTGGCACGCGGTCTGCCCGAACCCGGCGGCGTTGCTGAACCTGCCGGATGACAAGGTGTTCTATCACCCTACGGATAAAACGGAAATCCTGAACAAACGGCGGGCGCATTTCGGGGGCAACCTGTCCCTGACCTATGACGATCCGGTCATGCTGGTGCGCGGCTGGAAGCATCACCTGTTCGACGAATGGGGACGCCCCTATCTGGACGCCTACAACAACGTCCCGCATGTGGGCCATGCCCATCCGCGCATTCAGGCCGTGGCTGCGGATCAGCTAAGGCGCATGAACTCGAACACCCGCTATCTGCATCCGGCACAGGTGGAATTTGCCGACAAGATCCTGTCCAAGCTGCCGGATCACCTACAGGTCTGCTTTTTCGTCAACTCGGGAACCGAGGCCAACGAACTGGCCCTGCGGCTGGCCCGCGCCCATACCGGCGCAAAGGGGATCGTGACGCCGGATCACGGCTATCACGGCAACACGAACGCTGCGGTGGCGATCTCGGCCTACAAATTCAACAAACCGGGCGGCATCGGGAAAGCCGACTGGGTTGAACTGGTCGAGGTTGCGGATGACTATCGCGGGTCATTCAAGCGAGATGATGCGGACCGGGCGCAAAGATTTGCTGATCTTGTCGATCCGGCGATTGCGGCCCTTCGGGACCGGGGACAGGGCGTGGCCGGTTTCATCGCGGAAACCTTCCCGTCCGTCGGCGGACAGATCATTCCGCCCAAGGGCTATCTGCCTGCGGTTTACGAAAAAATCCGGGCTGCCGGCGGCGTTTGCATCGCCGATGAGGTGCAGACAGGTCTGGGACGACTGGGCGAATACTATTTTGGCTTCGAACACCAGGGCGCGGTTCCGGATATCGTGGTGATGGGCAAGCCAATCGGCAACGGGCACCCGCTGGGCGTGCTGGTGACGACCACAGAGATCGCGGACAGCTTCAACAACGGGATCGAGTTCTTTTCGACCTTTGGCGGCTCGACCCTGTCCTGCCGGATCGGCAAAGAGGTGCTGGATATCGTTGACGACGAAGGCTTGCAGGACAATGCCCGCCTGATGGGGGATCGCCTGATGGCGGGGCTGCGCCAGATCGAAACCGACTTTGGTTGCGTTGGCGACGTGCGGGGTATGGGGCTGTTTCTCGGCGTGGAACTGATCAACCCCGACGGAAGCGAAGGCACCGAGATTTGCAGCTATGTCAAAAACCGGATGCGCGATCATCGCATCCTGATCGGCAGCGAGGGACCCAAGGACAACATCCTGAAGATTCGCCCGCCCCTGACCATCGAGGCCGAGGATGTTGACATGATCCTGTGGGCGCTGCGGGATGTGTTGTCCGAAGTGGGTGACTTCACCCCTGCCCTTGTGTGCGATCATGACCATCACCATGCCGGATGCGGGTGCTGCTGA
- a CDS encoding SDR family oxidoreductase, translated as MKTAVISGGAGGLGRALSRALQSRGWRVVLLDLDVSGLDAGSNQLPIACDLTDPAQLASACQRAITTCDSIDLVIYNAGVTQIRGFEKSDAASHRTLFDINYFAAVEMARAFLHPVRASKGTHLAISSVAGFAPLYHRTAYAASKHALEGFFKSLRSEEAPHGVQVQIAAPSFVATNPGNAQEQADGTARPGSAKDGMDEMSPEAAAETILRGLEKSLPMIPVGRVARLSWWLNRLSPRLYQRMMERNMRGAGH; from the coding sequence ATGAAGACGGCTGTCATATCCGGCGGGGCGGGCGGTTTGGGGCGGGCCCTCAGCCGTGCTCTGCAAAGTCGCGGGTGGCGGGTGGTGCTGCTGGATCTCGATGTTTCAGGTCTGGACGCCGGGTCGAACCAGCTTCCAATAGCGTGTGATCTGACGGACCCCGCGCAGCTTGCCAGCGCGTGCCAAAGGGCGATCACGACCTGCGACAGTATAGATCTGGTCATCTACAACGCCGGCGTCACGCAAATCCGGGGCTTTGAAAAGTCAGACGCGGCCAGCCACCGAACACTGTTTGACATCAACTACTTTGCGGCCGTCGAAATGGCCCGCGCATTCTTGCACCCGGTTCGGGCGTCAAAGGGGACACATCTGGCCATCTCATCGGTTGCCGGGTTTGCTCCGCTTTACCATCGGACGGCCTATGCTGCCTCGAAACACGCGTTGGAAGGGTTCTTCAAATCGCTGCGCTCGGAAGAAGCCCCTCATGGCGTTCAGGTCCAGATCGCTGCGCCGTCCTTTGTGGCAACCAACCCCGGCAATGCGCAAGAGCAAGCGGATGGCACAGCCCGGCCCGGATCGGCGAAGGACGGGATGGACGAGATGAGCCCCGAGGCCGCCGCTGAAACGATCCTGCGCGGGCTGGAAAAATCGCTGCCCATGATCCCGGTTGGCCGCGTGGCGCGCCTGTCCTGGTGGCTCAACCGCCTTTCGCCACGCCTGTATCAGCGCATGATGGAGCGCAACATGCGCGGCGCGGGGCACTAA
- the cueR gene encoding Cu(I)-responsive transcriptional regulator codes for MNIGDVSARTGLPAKTIRYYEDINLIKPLRDDNGYRRFRDQDVHKLNFLGRARALGFTIEDCRTLLALYEDETRASADVKQVARDHLAQIEAKIADLNAMRETLSHLIDACAGDDRPDCPILRDLGGKG; via the coding sequence ATGAATATCGGAGATGTGTCCGCCCGCACCGGCCTGCCTGCCAAGACAATCCGGTATTATGAAGATATCAACCTCATCAAACCGCTGCGCGATGACAACGGCTATCGCCGGTTTCGCGATCAGGACGTGCACAAGCTGAACTTTCTGGGCCGCGCCCGGGCGCTTGGGTTCACCATCGAGGATTGCCGGACATTGCTGGCGCTTTACGAGGATGAAACCCGCGCCAGCGCAGATGTGAAACAGGTCGCGCGGGATCATCTGGCGCAGATCGAAGCCAAGATCGCCGACCTGAACGCGATGCGCGAGACGCTGAGCCACCTGATCGACGCCTGCGCCGGGGATGACCGGCCTGATTGCCCGATCCTGCGGGATCTGGGCGGGAAAGGCTGA
- a CDS encoding NAD(P)-dependent oxidoreductase, whose translation MAKVAFLGLGVMGYPMAGHLQAAGHDVTVYNRTAAKAEAWVKQHGGSMAATPKDAAEGAEFVMACVGNDDDLRMVCTGGDGAFHGMSSGAVFVDHTTVSAKVTRELYSAGQSRGIAFVDAPISGGQAGAENGVLSIMCGGDQAAYDAAEPVMQVYAKICRRIGDSGAGQMTKMCNQIAIAGLVQGLSEALHFAEKAGLDGRAVVEVISQGAAGSWQMANRYETMLDDQFEHGFAVDWMRKDLGICLDTADETGASLPVTALVDQFYKDVQKLGGGRWDTSSLIKRLRAMG comes from the coding sequence ATGGCAAAAGTCGCGTTCCTTGGCCTGGGTGTCATGGGCTATCCAATGGCTGGGCATCTTCAGGCCGCAGGTCATGACGTTACTGTCTACAACCGCACGGCCGCCAAGGCCGAAGCCTGGGTAAAGCAGCATGGCGGGTCGATGGCGGCCACCCCGAAAGACGCGGCTGAAGGGGCCGAGTTCGTGATGGCCTGCGTCGGCAATGACGACGATCTGCGCATGGTTTGCACCGGCGGCGACGGCGCATTTCACGGCATGTCCAGCGGGGCTGTTTTCGTCGACCACACGACGGTGTCAGCAAAGGTCACGCGGGAATTGTACTCTGCCGGCCAATCACGGGGTATAGCCTTTGTGGACGCGCCGATCTCGGGCGGTCAGGCAGGCGCTGAAAACGGTGTTCTGTCAATCATGTGCGGCGGAGATCAGGCGGCCTATGATGCGGCTGAACCGGTGATGCAGGTCTATGCAAAGATCTGCCGCCGGATCGGGGACAGCGGCGCGGGCCAGATGACCAAGATGTGCAACCAGATCGCCATCGCTGGGTTGGTTCAGGGTCTCAGCGAAGCGTTGCACTTTGCCGAAAAGGCAGGGCTGGACGGACGCGCGGTGGTCGAGGTGATCAGCCAGGGAGCGGCGGGGAGCTGGCAGATGGCAAACCGGTATGAGACCATGCTGGATGATCAGTTTGAACATGGCTTTGCCGTCGACTGGATGCGCAAGGATCTGGGTATCTGTCTGGATACCGCCGATGAAACCGGCGCGTCCCTGCCCGTCACCGCTCTGGTCGATCAGTTTTACAAGGATGTACAGAAACTGGGTGGTGGCCGCTGGGACACCTCGTCGTTGATCAAGCGCCTGCGGGCCATGGGGTAA